The Phlebotomus papatasi isolate M1 chromosome 3, Ppap_2.1, whole genome shotgun sequence genomic sequence TTTCTCAGAGATTCTTCTTTTTGCATGACtttgttttttgccaaattACCGACAACTGAGAAAGATATCTccacaaaattctgcagaatattACCTGTTGAGCTACGGTGAATGTCCTAGAACAGCGACTTAGCATtgttttttgcaaataaaattgtaaaaatcaaaagaaattcacaccaATTCACGCAACTTTTTATCTCAGCTGGCAACTTAACGAAAACAAATTGACAATCTCCGAAGCGCCAACTGCGCCGACAGCGACTGTTCCCCAAACTACTCAGTTTTCGTTGAGTGCGGGAAACCTCGTGTACTCAGTTTGTTTTGCTCCACAAAAACCCACTTTTATTGCATAAAAACAATGATTTCAAGTGATTTGCAGGAGTTACAGACAAAATTCCTCTGTGGTTATCCTGTGAAAAACCTAGATTTCCACGTAAGTAGCTGTGAATGTCCAAAATCAACAGGTTGAATTGGGGTCAATTGCTTTTGCTAAGAAAAACATGCCTCAAGGCCGAGAAACGCCAAGATATCAAGAAACTATCAATTGCAACTTGTTTACTTGCTTGTTCATAAATCATTTGACCAGAAAAAAGCGGAAAATGCCAaggaaaataagaaatattgaaCTAAAAAAAGGATATTGAAGGGAATCCCGAAAGGGACTTTGTTTCGGGAGGGCTGCCACCAGGGttgctttttgattttttaaaaattgtccgTTATACAGTACCCTGTCGAAAATAAGGAGCTCATTAATAAACTTCCATTTTAATTATATCGCGTTGttcgagacaaattttgtgatgTACCATACTCTTATGTATTACATAATTGTTCAAAATCAATGAttataactttattttattttttttatagtccgaaaattattataaatttgacTTAACCCATTCGAGTGATGTACTAGAAATagttaaaaatagtaaaattagtTCCCTACAAACTAATatacaatttttggaaaaagaaaaaaagaattattagaaagcggagaaattaaagaaattaaaattgataaatatacagtagactctctctcaattgggcatttggggcgaaatgtcatccggtttattaatagatttaggcgtcaaagcctttgtaaattcgacaaaaagcgctcaattataaagaatcacaataaaataggaagaactacagcgaatttgagcaaatttgttttaaaatcaaacgtgaaaattgccaacaaaattttgtgcccgattgaaaaagagtcgattgagtgagagtctactgtagttcttTACGTAAAATTCTTTCAAGCACTATGTATAATTACATAGTGTGACTATCTAAGAAAAGAATTGTCTATTAAGAattaaaatcaggaaagagaatgaagaaaaatattatcaaaatcgacgcaaTGTCAAACTCTCCAGGCAGCAGTTCTAGAAAAAGCTTTGCATGGTCTACCGctaagaacaacaaaatgtatttctaccTCTGCCGAGATAATTTTCCAACGTAATTGAAGAATTAAGTAAATGTCGATTGAccagaaataaattatctaaaacatgctacacagtaaaaaataattactacgattttGGCGTGTAATAGGAGAGCatcgataattgtagtaaatttgcaacgattatcgtagtaagcaaagttgaaaagcaaactaaGGGGtcaattcccaaaaaaatgtgttaaatgttaaaaaaaatggtaacataACATGTGTTATTATAACACTTAACACATGTTAAGCTCATAACACATCCGAGCAATTCCCAataaatgattttggagaaTTTTATGGTGTGTTATGATAATACATGGAGACTTGATGACTACGCCATCTAATGTAGAGCATTTCCCACAATCAGTGCCATCCATTGTACGTTTTAGCCTCTGACAGTTCcatttggaaattatttttatgtttattttctccaaaatatggtcaattttaattaaaataactttgTTTAGGAGATAAATACATTATTATTTGTCTCAAGATGCTTTATGTTGTACTGGGGATGAATTGGTGTGGTATTCATTTGCCCAATTATTAGAAAATCCGCAAGCAAAAAATATACATAAGAGAACAGAAAAGCAGTATTGGAGTGTAAGAGAAAAATGGACAGATAAGCCTAGATTAGCTTATTGAAGATGAGAATTTTAATATGAGCAAATTCGATTGCCTGTTAATTTGATTTGCAGCTGATGTTGGGAGATATCATACAGTGATATTGGtataaaatttctgaaacactttcaaattttgtatttaaataaaaaaaatctaggattTGAATGAATATTggcaaacattttcaaacaataagatatagaaaaaatctttaatcaATAAATCTgcatatttcacaaaaatatgaaatatttttgaaaataaaaaagaacaatattaagaataatttttaaagtcgagaaatattcataattttaaaaaatgtaacgGAACGATATATTGAAATTACATACATACGATTACAtaattatttctctttttttacgactaaggcacattttaagaatccaatgaatgattctagaAGACAATTAGACGGTTAGAAATgggaaaaatgactaaaatcttagaaaaattgcaatactaAACAATGAAAtcttgacagttctcacacaaattttcccatacacaaatttcattacacaaacataattttactagcattatgttagtatcgtactacaaatatgatagtaagaaaattaaagaaagttaagaaaattaaaggatgaattaaaatatttaaaaaaaaaaactccacttCAACTCACTGACTGGCACGAGGTTGTTCTTCTTTTTGACTGACAACGactgtactaaaatttagtacCACGAAATTCCGCCAGATGCGTATGGTGTTCGTTACCAAACGCATGACTTCTTTCTCGCCGTCCAGGCTTTTAAGTCATGGCTTAGCAATCTGTTTTGAAACTGAGTTAGGCTATCGGTTTTGATCGATATTATAAGTTAGGCAACTGTGTAAACCTTGCGGAAAgtgaatttttgacaaagttCAACTTGTTTTTAGCAGTAAACTTAGGATAATTTCCCAATTCGTTAATCTTAAAGCAGAATGAAGCACAGATGTGTAATCTAATCAATGGTTATATGGCCTACTTCATATTCAGTAGCTATTTTGTGAAGAAACATACagtttttattcctttttatatttgccaatttttcgttcaaaattgttttattagggttataagtaaaaaaaaatacctgaaGCGATCATGCAAATCGGACTCATAATAACCCGGAAGCCATTATATTATAACCTAATTTACGTTAACTTTATACGTGAAAAAATTATGGTCAAAAAGAGGTGTTTTAGCAAAAAATTGGGTTACACTTTTTTCGGGCAATGTATCTTTGAAACTGAAAGACTATAAAGGCTCAAATTTTATATCATATTTAAACTTTCCAaaggatttttttgcaaaatttgacagacaatttaaaaaatagatcTTATAATAAGCTAAAGGAATGTAGAATCtgataatgaataattttaataggatttaccatttgtaaaaaaatatcgcgtttcattttatttcaaaattttatttaaataaataaactgaGTTTCTttgataataatatttattattagatAATTAGAATGACTTTATTTTTGTAAGCATCAAGAAATTAAAAAGCTGTAgtgtaattttataaaatattttttatagctttcaaagaatatttatcAGAAAATATGCAATAGGACTATCAAATTgctgtttcaagatcaattacaataccTGTGACATTGTATGTGAGCAATCACTTTAATGTTTATGTCAGGGACGGTTATTTGAAATCTTGACATTTTATTGCATACATATATTTCTTGAAAAGGAAGAAACACATttcttattaataaaattagtaaTGTTATTAATCTCAGCAGAATATTTcctcaggaaaaaaaaatattttgaaagaaaatactGACACAATTCATCAAGTAATCCCTATTTTCAGTAGGGAATATGTTTAGTAGACCTATTtgtttatgaccagcgcacaataacttttgtttgtaaatatgtttttaaaattttccatgagaatgaaagagataactagatctagatctcactcactctcattcaaatgtcaaaaacatgtttacttaataaaagttattgtgcgttgggcattattctccataaacataaataaataatttcatagaaaatACTAAatgccaacgcacaataacttttgttttgtaaacattgttttgacatttcaatgacagtgaatgaaacagagatctagtcatctcgttctctcacattgtaaattttgaaaacatgttttctaaCAAAAGTTGTTATGCACTGGACATaagacataaaaaaataaaacatatgaAAGGAAAGGGTTCTCTAATAGGAAAACCATAAATTTAGCAATTAAACCATTAGGTCTGGTTGTGAAAACAATCAATAATGGTTGTGATAACCAAAAGAGTAATAGATACTGCATCCAATATAGCGTACCCTTTTAAAATAGTTATCCAAACCAAAAAAATGGATGGGCCTATATtagcaatttttaattattcctaCAATTAAAAGGTTGTGGTATTCTATCTTTTCTAAAAGAGTGTATTATTATTAAGCTCAGCTATATTGTGGGGAGAAAATCGTAAAAACTAAAAGCCCTTAGTGGACTCtttaagttaattaaaaaagGGATTTTTCCTGAAGTGTTTAAGTGTTGATTGAACAAACATCTTCTCATGCCAAAATCTTGTTGTCTGAATAATTTCAGAAAGTATTCCACAACATTTCATGGGATGCACAGAAGATGTTTCTTCAACAGACTATAAGTCATCCATTGGTTAATTCAAAGCCAATATCGTGGTCTTATCAAGTTGCTTTTCTTCGAGTGGCTCTTGAGAGTCTCGAGAAGAATACAGTAGAAGTGCAGGAAGATTTCTACACAGAATACTTGAGACTGCAGCAATTGGCTTCACTTGATCAGAGTCATGTGTACAAGCACTATCGTGTGCGCTCAAATGGCCAGAAGATTGTCTCAGTGAGAGAAAGTCCAAGGTTGATTTGCGATGGAACAACTGGCCTAAGAACATGGCCAGCTTCTATTGCCCTTTGCGAATGGTTCACtcacaataccaatgaattttCTGGGAAGACAATTCTCGAGCTTGGAGCGGGTGTTGGAATGGCTGGAATTGTGCTGGCTCAGATAATTAAGACAAGTCGCATATACCTAACGGACTTTCATGAGAAAGTGTTGAGTatattgcaagaaaatctcaatgaaaatcCCCCAGAAAATGACAATGTTGTGCACGTTTGCCAATTTGATTGGTTTTCCGAAGTGGATTATGAAAAATTGAGCAAAACCTGCTGTCCAGATATCATTTATGCGGCCGATGTTATTTACGATAGTGACATTTTTCCAGCACTCTGTCAAGTTTTGATGCGTTTTATCAATAGTCACAACTCTCCACGAATAATTATATCTTGCACAGTGCGAAATGAAAAAACTTATGAGGATTTTATTGAGAAACTAGGTGAGTTTCTTATCACAATATTCGCattttgaaagagaaaattgtACTGACCAATAGGAGACGAGGATCGTTCCGCCATCTTGAAAATGATCGTTTTCTATTGGTtgctaatttttcttttgaaagaaatgcattgaattttttgttttattgaaaatccgagtttttttcaaatttttcttttcttcagacAATTGCGGACTTTGCATTTCACCGGAGAACTTACACGAACCAAATAATTTTTACTGGACAGATCCAAGTGAAATAGTAATATTTAGTGTGAATAAAAAGAATTAGcaaacatgtaattttattttataaaattgaatatttctatcGCCGAATAAAACAATcttacatcatttttttttattttatcttttctgCAACAGAAATTTCTTGATccatttcttctttttaattattaattttccgCTAGGAGCGCTGTTAACTCTCGATGACATTAAATTTAACCTCAAAATTCACCTTGGATTTTGTTCTGTCAGATTAATttctacagtgctgtctcgctatatgcacagtttaggtactttttttgacagttctctctctgaatatgcacaacttt encodes the following:
- the LOC129806787 gene encoding protein-lysine N-methyltransferase EEF2KMT; the protein is MISSDLQELQTKFLCGYPVKNLDFHKVFHNISWDAQKMFLQQTISHPLVNSKPISWSYQVAFLRVALESLEKNTVEVQEDFYTEYLRLQQLASLDQSHVYKHYRVRSNGQKIVSVRESPRLICDGTTGLRTWPASIALCEWFTHNTNEFSGKTILELGAGVGMAGIVLAQIIKTSRIYLTDFHEKVLSILQENLNENPPENDNVVHVCQFDWFSEVDYEKLSKTCCPDIIYAADVIYDSDIFPALCQVLMRFINSHNSPRIIISCTVRNEKTYEDFIEKLDNCGLCISPENLHEPNNFYWTDPSEIVIFSVNKKN